A genomic region of Capnocytophaga canimorsus contains the following coding sequences:
- a CDS encoding WYL domain-containing protein: MTSCERNYQAVGTQRRLHHSQKEIETEDNYTFFEYFLRPTYDFRQEILSHGAEIEVISPN; this comes from the coding sequence TTGACCTCCTGTGAGCGTAATTACCAAGCTGTCGGTACTCAAAGACGTTTACATCATTCTCAAAAAGAAATCGAAACGGAAGATAATTACACCTTTTTTGAATATTTTTTACGACCAACGTATGATTTTCGACAAGAAATTCTCTCTCACGGAGCTGAAATTGAGGTGATTTCACCCAATTAG